The Miltoncostaea marina DNA window GCCTGGTCGCGCCGATCCGCAGCGGGCGGGCCGGCGCCCCGGGCCTGCGCCCGATGGCGCCCCTCAAGGTGGCCCGCGGCTCGGACGTGCGCATCGTGCGCGCCTACCGGATCGGCGGGGGCACGGGGCCGTCGGCGATGAAGGTCGTCTTCCGCGTCCACGTGGGCGGCGCCGCGAAGTACTGGGGCATCGGCATGACGACGATGGAGAACCCCCCGATCGTCGAGGGGTACACCGGCCGTTACACGAGCGGCGGCCGCGAGTACTTCACCTACTATGACGGCCGTAACCTCCAGCGCCTCCTGTTCCGTTCGGGCGGGGTCACCTACTGGGTGTCCAACACGCTCACGAACGACCTGAGCGCCAAGACGATCGAGGAGATCGCCAAGTCCATGCGCCCCCTCAACCGCGCCAAGCTGCCCGCACGCACGACCGACACGCCCATCGCCGTCGAGACGGAAGGGTCGACCCCGTGACGGAGGGCGCACCGGCGGAGGCGGAGCGCGTGGCGGGCGGCCGCGAGCGGGTGGGCGTGATCGGCGCCGGGTACGTCGGCCTGGTGACCGGCGTCTGCCTGGCGTCCATGGGCTACCAGGTCACCCTGCGCGACATCGACGCGGCCAAGGTCGCGGCGCTGAACGACGGCCAGGTGCCGATCTACGAGCCCGGCCTCGCCGAGCTGATGGAGGAGCACCGCGAGCGGCTCACCTACACGCTGTCCCTGGAGCGCCTGCTGGAGCGCTCGGACATCGTGTTCATCGCCGTCGACACGCCGCCGAGCTACTCCGGCGACGCCGACCTGTCGCGGGTGATGAGCGTGGTCGACGAGCTCGAGAAGGTGGCGGGCGCCGACGCCCGCCACGTGCTCGTGATGAAGAGCACCGTGCCGGTGGGCACCGGCGAGCGCGTGCGCGCGGAGCTCGACGCCCGCGGCCTGGCGGACGTCGGCTACTGCTCCAACCCGGAGTTCCTCAAGGAGGGCGCCGCCATCGCGGACTTCCTCCGCCCCGACCGGGTGGTGATCGGCTCGTTCGACGACGCCCAGGGCGACCGCGTGGCCGCCCTCTACGAGCCGCTCGGCGCGCCGATCATCCGCACCTCCGTGCCGTCGGCCGAGATGGTCAAGTACGCCTCCAACGCGTTCCTGGCCACGAAGATCAGCTTCATCAACGAGATCGCGAACGTCTGCGAGGAGGTCGGCGCCGACGTCGACGTGGTGGCGGCCGGGATGGGCCTCGACAGCCGCATCGGCAGGTCGTTCCTGCGCGCGGGCATCGGCTTCGGCGGC harbors:
- a CDS encoding UDP-glucose dehydrogenase family protein, whose protein sequence is MTEGAPAEAERVAGGRERVGVIGAGYVGLVTGVCLASMGYQVTLRDIDAAKVAALNDGQVPIYEPGLAELMEEHRERLTYTLSLERLLERSDIVFIAVDTPPSYSGDADLSRVMSVVDELEKVAGADARHVLVMKSTVPVGTGERVRAELDARGLADVGYCSNPEFLKEGAAIADFLRPDRVVIGSFDDAQGDRVAALYEPLGAPIIRTSVPSAEMVKYASNAFLATKISFINEIANVCEEVGADVDVVAAGMGLDSRIGRSFLRAGIGFGGSCFPKDVSALKQLAGNSGYHFQLLTSVIEVNELQKRRVIGKLKKHLGSLEGKRVALLGLAFKPGTDDMREASSLVLAARLLAEGAEVLAYDPVVDGGMDRLKGVAIRESAEEVVEGADAAVLVTEWDSIVGMDWAAVRESMRSPVLIDGRNALDPVEMMRLGYVFEGIGRLPAHVDVPS